In Atopobium sp. oral taxon 416, the genomic stretch CGACCTTGTAGATGGAAATCGAAGCTCCACCCATCTCCATTGAGGCCGTATACTCACCCGTCCATGGACGCCAGACATTTATCCCCTTATCGTTAAGCTGCTTTCTCACGGAATTATTGAGGATATAGAGCTCCTCGACAGACGAGGCGCCAAAGCCGTTAATCAGAAAGGCTACCTCTTCACCTGAATTAACGGGTATATCCTCCAGAATTTCTCCAACAGACTCTTCCGCCAGTTCATCGGCAGTCTTAATCGGACCATTCTAAACACCAGGTTTGCCATGGATACCCATA encodes the following:
- a CDS encoding dihydroxyacetone kinase subunit DhaK, which codes for MKTADELAEESVGEILEDIPVNSGEEVAFLINGFGASSVEELYILNNSVRKQLNDKGINVWRPWTGEYTASMEMGGASISIYKVDDELKGYLEHPMATPFICQK